The proteins below come from a single Demetria terragena DSM 11295 genomic window:
- a CDS encoding acyl-CoA thioesterase, with protein MPSRPYYADVPLRWSDMDALRHINNVQFARLLEEARIVALRDWFPARDGQSATPSLLVARQEIDYLAQLRYRSEPIVIATWVTKISGASFDISYEVLSSRDEGAEVYARAESTLVTFDMESQRPRRITPEDRALLEAVKGEPVPMKRRALERQ; from the coding sequence ATGCCATCCCGCCCGTACTACGCCGACGTGCCGCTGCGGTGGTCCGATATGGATGCCCTGCGCCATATCAACAATGTCCAATTCGCCAGGCTCCTGGAAGAAGCCCGGATCGTCGCTTTGCGCGATTGGTTTCCGGCACGTGATGGACAGTCCGCGACGCCATCGCTGCTCGTGGCTCGGCAAGAAATCGACTACCTCGCCCAGTTGCGCTATCGCAGCGAGCCGATCGTGATCGCGACGTGGGTGACAAAGATCAGCGGGGCATCCTTCGACATCTCCTACGAGGTGCTGTCCTCTCGCGATGAAGGCGCCGAGGTCTATGCCCGGGCAGAATCGACCCTGGTCACGTTCGACATGGAAAGCCAGCGCCCGCGCCGCATCACCCCCGAAGACCGAGCGCTCCTGGAAGCGGTGAAGGGCGAGCCGGTTCCGATGAAGCGTCGCGCCCTGGAGCGTCAGTGA
- a CDS encoding globin, translating into MSNKTFYDEVGGHETFEALVREFYRGVSEDEALRALYPEEDLGPAERRLRMFLEQYWGGPTTYSQERGHPRLRMRHMPFTVTPDMRDRWLLHMMNAVDTLDLSEAHDGALRDYLTRAAYMLVNTMDDSNPA; encoded by the coding sequence GTGAGCAACAAGACGTTCTACGACGAGGTCGGCGGGCATGAGACCTTCGAGGCGCTCGTCCGCGAGTTCTACCGAGGGGTCTCTGAAGACGAGGCGCTGCGCGCGCTCTACCCCGAGGAAGACCTGGGCCCAGCCGAGCGCCGGCTGCGCATGTTCCTCGAGCAGTACTGGGGAGGCCCGACGACCTATTCGCAGGAGCGGGGTCACCCGAGGTTGCGCATGAGGCACATGCCGTTCACCGTCACGCCCGACATGCGAGATCGGTGGTTGCTGCACATGATGAATGCCGTGGACACCCTCGACCTGTCAGAAGCGCATGATGGCGCGCTGCGTGACTACCTGACCCGCGCGGCATACATGCTCGTGAACACGATGGATGACTCCAACCCCGCCTGA
- a CDS encoding GNAT family N-acetyltransferase: protein MPLDLPLTPVTLTGRLVRLEPMSLDHLPGLQEASADGEMWNRWYTSVARPQDMEAQVRDRLSMQDQGTMVPFTALRQSDDQVLGVTTFYDIDPKVPRLSIGYTWNRASTHGTGTNPESKLLLLTHAFETLGAQCVRFETSWSNQQSRQAIERLGARCDGVLRADRLERTGDLRDTVVYSILAHEWPSARTGLEHRLERR from the coding sequence ATGCCGCTCGATCTGCCCCTGACGCCGGTAACCCTGACTGGGCGGCTGGTCCGCCTGGAGCCGATGTCGCTCGACCACCTGCCCGGGCTGCAAGAAGCCAGCGCCGACGGCGAGATGTGGAACCGGTGGTACACCAGTGTTGCTCGGCCGCAGGACATGGAAGCTCAGGTCCGCGACCGCCTGTCTATGCAGGACCAGGGCACCATGGTGCCATTCACCGCGCTCCGCCAATCCGACGATCAGGTTCTCGGTGTCACCACCTTCTACGACATCGACCCAAAGGTCCCGCGCCTGTCGATCGGCTACACCTGGAACCGCGCCTCGACCCACGGCACCGGAACCAATCCAGAGTCCAAACTGCTCCTCCTCACCCACGCCTTCGAGACACTCGGCGCTCAATGCGTGCGATTCGAGACCAGTTGGTCAAACCAGCAGTCGCGCCAGGCGATTGAGCGCTTGGGCGCCCGCTGCGACGGCGTCCTACGCGCCGATCGACTCGAGCGAACCGGCGACCTGCGCGACACCGTCGTCTATTCGATTCTGGCTCACGAATGGCCTTCTGCCCGAACCGGTTTGGAGCATCGTCTTGAGCGCCGTTGA
- a CDS encoding acyl-CoA thioesterase, giving the protein MTSDDSTEAPDPVVDLLDTLDLQPAGRASVHVESPDDSPELDLGSGRVDVFEGRSQPMPHGRVFGGQVLAQCLVAAGRTVADGPAENARSVHSMHGYFLRPGDSTQPIRFAVERMRDGRSFSARRVHALQDGKVIMSVILSFQDEASGLDHQAVMPAAPNPERLPTTAQDIGDIDHPIAQHWAYRRAVDIRHVENPIYIEPGAQAAANQNVWMKVRDRMPDDPLLHAAALAYGSDYTLLESALRRHRLAWSDPRLRAASLDHAMWFHRPVRADEWVLYQQDSPSASGGRGLGMGKMFAADGTLVATVAQEGMLRVKE; this is encoded by the coding sequence GTGACATCTGATGACTCCACCGAGGCACCCGATCCCGTCGTCGACTTGCTCGACACCCTCGACCTGCAGCCTGCCGGGCGCGCCAGTGTCCACGTCGAGTCGCCTGACGACTCCCCCGAGTTGGACCTGGGCTCTGGGCGCGTCGATGTGTTCGAAGGCCGCAGCCAACCCATGCCACACGGGCGGGTTTTTGGCGGTCAGGTGCTCGCCCAATGCCTCGTCGCCGCCGGCCGTACGGTCGCCGACGGACCGGCAGAGAATGCCCGCAGCGTTCATTCGATGCACGGCTACTTCCTGCGCCCCGGCGATTCGACGCAGCCCATCCGGTTCGCCGTGGAGCGGATGCGTGATGGTCGGTCTTTCTCCGCCCGCCGTGTTCACGCCCTTCAGGATGGCAAAGTCATCATGTCGGTCATCTTGTCCTTCCAGGACGAGGCCAGCGGCCTGGACCACCAAGCGGTCATGCCGGCCGCGCCCAATCCCGAGCGCCTACCGACGACCGCGCAAGACATCGGCGACATCGACCACCCGATCGCCCAGCACTGGGCCTACCGTCGCGCCGTCGACATCCGACACGTCGAGAACCCGATCTACATCGAGCCGGGTGCGCAGGCAGCAGCCAATCAGAACGTCTGGATGAAGGTCCGTGACCGGATGCCCGACGACCCGCTGTTGCATGCTGCCGCGCTGGCCTATGGCTCGGACTACACGTTGCTGGAATCCGCACTGCGCCGGCACCGGTTGGCCTGGTCTGATCCGCGTCTTCGTGCCGCGAGCCTGGACCACGCAATGTGGTTCCACCGGCCGGTCCGCGCCGACGAATGGGTTCTCTACCAACAGGATTCGCCGTCCGCATCAGGCGGCCGCGGGCTGGGCATGGGCAAGATGTTCGCCGCCGATGGCACGCTGGTCGCCACCGTCGCCCAGGAGGGCATGCTGCGAGTCAAGGAATGA
- a CDS encoding glycoside hydrolase family 13 protein — translation MTTIHDGTSHPDAWWRKAVIYQIYPRSWADANGDGIGDLPGITSRLPYLRDLGVDAVWLSPFYTSPQADAGYDVADYRDIDPLFGTLDDAKDMVARAHELDLRVIVDLVPNHSSDEHAWFQAALAAGPGSPERARYIFRDGKGPEGNEPPNNWKAVFGGSAWTRITEADGSPGQWYLHLFDPKQPDFDWNHSEVRAEFESVLHFWLDLGVDGFRVDVAHGLVKEAGLPDWEAEQELLGGTGPDDGQGPMWDQDGVHEIYEAWRRILNSYNTSGDSSQDRVMCAEAWVKPASRAARYVRQTEFHQAFNFDFLDTTWRAADLRDVIETSYAANDSVGAPTTWVLSNHDVVRHATRLGLPIDAPRPNGIGAEDAQPDAELGLRRARAATALMLALPGGSYLWQGEELGLPEHTTMPDDVRQDPTWERSGHTVKGRDGCRVPMPWEADKPSLGFGPSEQTWLPQPESYAALAVDQQTGDETSTLELYRTMLRLRRERALAGGSLAMATNTGEVVQVDITSAAGTTTVITNLGEGPVEVPEGATVLLASGPLDAKGDVPTDTTVWLG, via the coding sequence ATGACGACCATCCACGACGGGACGTCCCACCCCGACGCGTGGTGGCGCAAAGCCGTGATCTACCAGATCTATCCGCGTTCGTGGGCCGATGCCAATGGTGACGGCATCGGCGATCTGCCCGGCATCACCTCGCGCTTGCCCTACCTTCGGGATCTCGGCGTCGACGCCGTCTGGCTCTCCCCCTTCTACACCTCTCCCCAGGCCGATGCCGGGTACGACGTCGCCGATTATCGCGACATCGACCCCCTTTTCGGCACGCTCGACGACGCCAAGGACATGGTGGCGCGCGCGCACGAACTCGACCTGCGGGTCATCGTGGATCTCGTCCCCAACCACTCCTCGGATGAGCACGCATGGTTCCAGGCGGCGCTCGCCGCCGGGCCTGGCTCCCCCGAACGCGCCCGGTACATCTTCCGAGATGGCAAGGGTCCCGAAGGCAACGAGCCACCGAACAACTGGAAGGCCGTCTTCGGCGGGTCCGCCTGGACCCGCATCACCGAGGCTGACGGCAGCCCCGGCCAGTGGTATCTGCACCTGTTCGACCCCAAACAGCCAGACTTCGACTGGAATCACTCCGAGGTACGCGCAGAGTTCGAGTCTGTCCTGCACTTCTGGCTCGACCTGGGGGTCGACGGCTTCCGCGTCGATGTGGCTCACGGCCTGGTCAAAGAAGCCGGCCTGCCCGACTGGGAAGCCGAGCAGGAGTTGCTCGGCGGGACCGGACCCGACGACGGCCAGGGGCCCATGTGGGACCAGGATGGCGTGCACGAGATCTACGAAGCATGGCGCCGAATCCTGAACTCCTACAACACATCTGGCGACTCTTCTCAGGACCGCGTGATGTGCGCTGAGGCCTGGGTAAAGCCCGCGTCACGCGCGGCGCGCTATGTCCGTCAGACCGAGTTCCACCAGGCCTTCAACTTTGACTTCCTCGACACGACCTGGCGCGCGGCGGACCTGCGCGACGTCATCGAGACGTCTTACGCCGCCAATGACTCGGTCGGCGCCCCCACCACCTGGGTGCTGTCCAACCACGACGTGGTCCGCCATGCCACGCGGCTGGGTCTGCCCATCGACGCGCCGCGACCTAACGGCATCGGCGCCGAGGACGCGCAGCCGGATGCTGAGTTGGGATTGCGGCGCGCACGTGCCGCGACCGCCCTCATGCTGGCGCTGCCGGGTGGCTCCTACCTCTGGCAGGGCGAGGAACTCGGCCTGCCAGAGCACACGACCATGCCGGATGACGTCCGGCAGGACCCCACGTGGGAGCGCAGCGGCCACACTGTCAAGGGCCGCGATGGCTGCCGCGTCCCGATGCCCTGGGAGGCCGACAAGCCGTCACTGGGCTTCGGCCCGAGTGAGCAGACCTGGCTGCCGCAGCCTGAGTCATACGCCGCTCTCGCCGTTGACCAACAGACCGGCGACGAGACCTCAACACTGGAGCTTTATCGCACGATGCTTCGCCTGCGGCGGGAGCGTGCACTGGCCGGCGGCTCGTTGGCGATGGCGACCAACACGGGCGAGGTCGTGCAGGTGGACATCACCTCCGCGGCTGGCACGACCACCGTCATCACCAACCTTGGCGAGGGCCCGGTTGAGGTGCCCGAGGGTGCCACGGTGTTGTTGGCCTCAGGTCCACTCGACGCCAAGGGAGACGTACCAACCGACACCACGGTGTGGCTGGGCTGA
- a CDS encoding class I SAM-dependent methyltransferase codes for MNSASTATLLSQWRAEEGEQPGGWDFSQLADRMSTDPPPWDLDAEYRWALRGATRVLDMGTGGGEHLLEFTDGLPTDVTATEGWEPNVLIAQKALEPHGIRVVAFGASDDDPDADAMPFPDERFDLVLNRHESYGPHEVARVLASGGVFLTQQVGSGELAELHDLTEEAPADLDVSHERFVREIESAGLTVEAGASSEGFYRFTDIAALVAYLRCVPWEVPDDFSVDRYADALLTLHERAAGGPILLRRRRFWLRARKP; via the coding sequence ATGAACTCGGCTTCGACCGCGACCCTATTGTCCCAATGGCGCGCCGAAGAAGGCGAGCAACCGGGCGGCTGGGACTTCTCTCAACTTGCCGACAGGATGTCGACCGATCCGCCGCCGTGGGATCTCGACGCCGAATACCGCTGGGCATTGCGTGGGGCGACCCGTGTCTTGGACATGGGAACCGGCGGCGGCGAGCACCTCCTGGAGTTCACGGACGGGCTACCAACAGACGTCACCGCGACCGAGGGCTGGGAGCCCAATGTCCTGATCGCGCAGAAGGCATTGGAGCCACACGGGATTCGCGTGGTTGCCTTCGGCGCCTCAGATGACGACCCGGACGCTGATGCGATGCCGTTTCCAGATGAGCGGTTCGACCTGGTGCTCAACCGTCACGAGTCGTACGGCCCCCACGAGGTCGCGCGCGTGCTTGCTTCGGGCGGGGTCTTCCTCACCCAGCAGGTCGGTAGTGGTGAGCTTGCCGAGCTGCATGACCTCACCGAAGAGGCACCTGCCGACCTAGACGTATCCCACGAGCGGTTCGTGCGCGAGATCGAGTCCGCGGGGCTGACTGTTGAGGCCGGCGCCTCCTCCGAGGGCTTCTATCGGTTCACCGACATCGCGGCGCTTGTCGCGTACTTGCGCTGCGTACCGTGGGAGGTACCTGATGACTTCAGTGTCGACCGCTACGCGGACGCACTTTTGACCTTGCACGAACGGGCCGCTGGCGGCCCGATTCTGCTTCGTCGACGACGGTTCTGGCTGCGCGCCCGCAAGCCGTGA